From a region of the Coffea arabica cultivar ET-39 chromosome 3e, Coffea Arabica ET-39 HiFi, whole genome shotgun sequence genome:
- the LOC113737010 gene encoding uncharacterized protein isoform X4 has translation MIRQLSYRPSVIAYTIVLRAYGQVGKIKLAEQVFLEMLEAGCEPDEVASGTMLCAYARWGRHKAMLSFYSAVRDRGITPPTAVFNFMLSSLQKKLLHEHVLNVWRQMMDDKVVPDHFTYTVVISSFVKVGLAEDAFRTFAEMNNMGYVPEEATYSLLIALSAKSGSCTESFKLYEDMRSRGIVPSNFTCASLLALYYKIGDYSKALSLFSEMERYGIVADEVIYGLLIRIYGKLGLYEDAQKMFEEVEKLGLLSDQKTYTTMAQVHLNFGSFDKALSLMEKMKSANILSSRFALIVLLQCHVKKEDLESAETTFQALSKTGPPDAGSCNCMLNLFMKLDLMERAKHFAMKIRKDQVEFDMELLKTVMKVYCKEGMITDAKNLIDDLCRTKMSLDCTFVQTFLVALYGSRPAEAEFFSEPFDNSDPLALELILTLLVSNQHAAGLEGNFKLFLESANGLLVASQLIIKFCKQGNVAKAEYLFELLIKMGNKPKDAASGSLISLYGKQQKLKQAEKVFATVANSSETRGMLHSSMIDAYSKCDKHEEAYMFYKEETRQGNNFGPVAISMLVNALANRGKFREAEDVVHNSLRSALGLDTVAYNTFIKAMLEAGKLRFAASIYDRMLSLNVAPSLQTYNTMISVYGRGRNLDKAVKMFDMARSRGMSLDEKTYTNIICYLGKADRTQEASLLFNKMQEEGIKPGKVSYNVMMNIYATAGLYNEAEELFCSMKRDGCLPDSYTHLALIRAYTQGLKYSEGEKVIILMQKEGLCASCAHLNLLLLAFAKAGLTEEAERFYGKFMTFGLTPDIESNRIMLRGYLDYGHIEKGISFFERISESVEPDRFIMSAAIHFYMSAGLEHSAEELLRSMSSLGIPFLENLVVGSRT, from the exons ATGATTCGACAGTTAAGCTATCGGCCTAGTGTTATTGCCTACACAATTGTTCTCCGGGCCTATGGTCAAGTTGGAAAAATCAAGCTTGCTGAGCAGGTCTTCCTTGAGATGCTTGAAGCAGGGTGTGAACCAGATGAAGTTGCTTCTGGAACCATGTTATGTGCCTATGCCAGATGGGGCCGCCATAAAGCCATGCTATCCTTTTATTCGGCTGTGCGAGATAGGGGCATCACGCCACCAACTGCAGTCTTCAATTTTATGCTCTCATCATTACAGAAGAAATTGCTTCATGAGCATGTTTTGAATGTATGGAGGCAAATGATGGATGATAAGGTGGTCCCTGATCATTTTACTTATACAGTTGTCATCAGTTCATTTGTCAAAGTTGGTCTTGCTGAAGATGCTTTCAGGACTTTTGCTGAAATGAATAATATGGGATATGTGCCTGAGGAGGCAACTTACAGTCTTCTGATTGCTTTGAGTGCTAAAAGTGGTAGCTGCACTGAATCTTTCAAGCTTTATGAAGACATGAGATCACGAGGAATTGTTCCAAGTAATTTCACTTGTGCTTCCCTTCTAGCATTGTACTACAAAATTGGGGATTATTCTAAAGCCCTTTCTCTTTTCTCTGAAATGGAAAGATATGGCATAGTTGCAGATGAAGTCATTTATGGTTTACTTATTAGAATATATGGAAAACTTGGTTTGTACGAGGATGCTCAGAAGATGTTTGAAGAGGTGGAGAAGCTTGGCCTATTGAGTGATCAGAAAACATACACGACAATGGCACAGGTCCATCTCAATTTTGGAAGTTTTGACAAGGCTTTGAGCTTAATGGAGAAAATGAAATCTGCAAACATTTTGTCATCGAGGTTTGCTCTAATTGTCCTCTTACAGTGCCATGTTAAGAAGGAAGATTTAGAATCTGCTGAAACTACATTTCAGGCTTTATCTAAGACTGGGCCTCCAGACGCTGGTTCTTGCAACTGTATGCTTAATCTGTttatgaaacttgatttgatggAGAGAGCAAAGCATTTTGCTATGAAGATCAGGAAAGACCAGGTAGAATTTGATATGGAGCTTCTCAAGACGGTCATGAAGGTTTATTGCAAGGAGGGTATGATAACTGATGCAAAGAATTTAATAGATGACTTGTGCAGAACGAAGATGTCTCTGGATTGTACCTTTGTCCAGACTTTTCTGGTGGCCCTGTATGGAAGCAGGCCAGCAGAAGCTGAATTTTTTTCTGAGCCCTTCGACAATTCTGACCCCTTGGCACTGGAACTGATTCTTACTCTCTTAGTTTCTAATCAACATGCCGCAGGGTTAGAGGGAAATTTTAAGTTGTTCCTTGAGAGTGCAAATGGTTTGTTAGTTGCAAGTCAGCTTATTATCAAATTTTGCAAACAAG GTAATGTGGCAAAAGCGGAATATCTTTTTGAGCTACTGATTAAGATGGGTAACAAGCCAAAGGATGCAGCAAGTGGATCTTTGATTAGTTTATATGGAAAGCAGCAGAAGTTGAAACAAGCTGAAAAAGTCTTTGCAACAGTTGCAAATTCCTCTGAAACACGCGGAATGCTGCATAGTTCGATGATTGATGCTTATAGCAAATGTGATAAACATGAGGAGGCATACATGTTTTACAAAGAAGAGACACGGCAAGGAAACAATTTTGGTCCTGTTGCCATTAGCATGCTTGTAAATGCATTGGCTAATAGAG GCAAATTCCGTGAAGCAGAGGATGTTGTTCATAATAGTTTACGTTCTGCTTTGGGGCTTGACACTGTAGCTTATAATACATTTATCAAGGCAATGCTTGAAGCAG GTAAACTGCGCTTTGCTGCTAGCATTTATGATCGTATGCTTTCCCTGAATGTTGCTCCATCACTTCAGACATACAACACTATGATCAG CGTCTATGGACGCGGCCGGAACCTGGACAAAGCTGTAAAGATGTTTGACATGGCTCGTAGCAGAGGCATGTCTTTGGATGAGAAGACATATACGAACATAATATGCTATCTTGGAAAGGCAG ATAGAACTCAAGAAGCATCACTTCTGTTCAACAAAATGCAGGAAGAAGGGATCAAACCTGGGAAG GTAAGTTACAATGTTATGATGAATATATATGCCACTGCTGGGCTTTACAATGAAGCGGAGGAACTCTTCTGCAGCATGAAGAGAGATGGCTGTTTACCTGATTCCTACACCCATCTTGCTCTTATTCGAGCATACACACAGGGTTTAAAATATTCAGAAGGAGAAAAGGTCATTATTTTAATGCAGAAGGAAGGACTTTGTGCTTCTTGTGCTCATCTCAACCTCTTGTTATTAGCTTTTGCAAAAGCTGGTTTAACTGAGGAAGctgaaagattttatggaaaaTTCATGACATTTGGTTTGACCCCTGACATTGAGAGTAACCGAATCATGCTTAGGGGTTACCTGGACTATGGGCATATAGAAAAAGGTATCTCTTTCTTTGAAAGGATTAGTGAATCTGTGGAGCCTGACAGATTTATCATGAGTGCAGCCATACACTTCTACATGTCAGCAGGCTTGGAGCACAGCGCAGAAGAACTTTTAAGGTCTATGAGCAGTTTGGGAATCCCattcttggaaaatcttgtaGTGGGATCGAGGACTTAG